The Oreochromis aureus strain Israel breed Guangdong linkage group 7, ZZ_aureus, whole genome shotgun sequence region GACTTATCAGTCAGGAGACTTGAAAAACTCAATTAGTTTTTTCCTACCGTTAATAAGGATAACTGACCATATGAGTATTTTCAACTATGGGTTTGGCATTAATAAGTAACTGCTGTGCATGGAAAATGTTAATGATTAAAGACAGTGTAAATTAACACTTTGTGCTGAATAGGTAACACCTTAGACTTCAAATCCATGTTAGTCTTAGCTTTATAGTATTTTAACattaaccagtttgtgtcaTCCTTTGCATTCTTAGCAATTTAAAGGCAGGGAAATGCaaagtcttccacttctccaTCTTCTTTAGGTTTCAAGAGGTGTAAAGGTCAGATTTTATACAAATAATGAATGAGTTGCACTTTAGAGAAATAATGAAACCCTTTCCTGCTAAGATTTTAGGTTTAAAGTGTCAGGTAAATTTAAGCAGGGAAGTATATTTTGTCCACACCATCATTTAGTCTTTTCCTGTTCCAGGACTGCCACCATCTGGAAGCTGGCAGGATTTGAAGGATCACATGCGGGAAGCAGGAGATGTCTGTTTTGCAGATGTGCAGCGTGACGGAGAGGGCGTAGTGGAATTTCTCCGTAGAGAGGACATGGAGTATGCACTGCGTAGATTGGATGGGACGGAGTTCCGTTCACATCAGGTTAGTGTTAGTGATGGTGAGATTTAATCGTTCCTCTGATGATAAACGGGAGCTGATGTCGTGTACTTGTTTCGTTATTTCTTGTTAGGGGGAGACTGCTTACATCCGTGTGTATGAGGAAAGAGGTACTCCCAACTGGGATCGATCACGATCCCGTTCCAGATCCAGAGGTCGCTATTCTCCTTACTATAACAGAAGATCTCCCCCTGCGCGCTACCAGTCGCCCCCACGCCATGCTATGTCACGGCATAGCCCACCTCCGAGAAGACACCTTCCACCACATCACAGCCCACCACCACGTCATTATCGGTAGAAAGTCGCATCATTTTAAGGAattggatgatttttttttgggggggggggggttgtttttgtaattttacatttgatttttttgttttttgtttttttaaaaacctcagGCCTCCTCATAGGACACACCATTTTTATTTCTTGATTAAAAACATTCCATGGTCAGGAACCCGTGAACAACCTGCTCCTCCccacagtcttgtttttttggggagttttttttgtttgttaaacacCCATACGTTATCTGGAAACAGAATTATGTGTTAACTTTTTGTGAGATAACCATTTGACCATTATGTAACATATTGGAGGTTTCTTTTATAAAGAAATTCGGGAGTGTGAtgtcaaacatttaaaacaaagtacACATTTCTGCAGTCCTGCTTCTTGAATTGAcgtaattttatttttcatgtgtcaCATCTTGGTAGCTTTAAGTATGAAAGGGTGCGTTTTCTGTTTGGCCAAACCAAGAACCCATAAAACTAATCAGTATAGTAAAATTAGTGAACCCTTTTAGTGTAACACGTTGACTGTGAGACTTAATTGTCCTtcgttttttggggtttttctttGTGCGTGTAGGCCGCTGATCGAGGTGGTCTAAATGTAGTTTATAATTTTTATGCATCTCTatcgttgttttttttttgttgttttttttctttaccaaTAAAATGCAAACTTTTACTGTGACAGTTTCTTTTCTTACTCTGAAgcccatttatttttttctgtacttaAAGTGAAGTGAAGTGATTTCCCTTCTTTAATATGGGGTAATTATTTatatagggggaaaaaatatgGTGTTGATTCCAACAAATCAACAGTTCAAAGTTAAAATGGTCTACTCAGCTCCTGCCCAAACTTGAATAATGAACTGGACAacatgaaaaagacacacagttCAACTATTCCttcttttttgcagttttattcCCAGTCACATCTATGCCAGTAGTTTATTTGTTCAGTCGATTAGTTAGGGTGATAacctttaaataaagaaaacgtATGCAATATTATGATTATTCCTGAGGTTACTGTATTAGACCTGTGCTTTGCCTAAATCGATGCTGATATTGAAATAGTTTGGTTTAATGGAGCAAGATAGACCTCTAATGTAGCTTAacatacatatacaaaaaaaatgccAGTACCATCTTTTCTCCTCCAAGGATTGTGTGACAGTTTTAAGTTGGGTAGTTGCACTGCTGATCTGACTTTACCTAAAGAACTTTATTACCTTCCTCCATCCAGAACATCAGACCTGGGTCCATTGACGTGAGCAAACGACGGTTCCATCCAATTGTATAAGTTTTAACTCAAACAAATTTatcagagagagagcaaaaacaTTAGGACTGGCCAAACCATCCGGTACACTCTTATAAAGAAGGAATGTGTTGACTACCTCAGCACAAGCAAAAAGATCAGAAAGACTACAGAAGCCAACAGAAGTAcatgatgacagaattattcCCCCAGATgaggaaaaacaacatttaaataagTTAAGAAAATTCATGGCAAGGTAGGCGTGGGATTGTCAAGATCTACAATCAACGGATACACTGATCAGGCATAACATAACTGCCGTGATATTATGTCGGCCCCCCTTTTGCTGACGGCTGATGTTGAGTTGTGTACTCCACTAGACCCCTGAAGGTATGCCTACTACCTGTAAGCATCTGGGTGTTGTTTTTAGGCAGACTTGAAACAAACTGACCCTATTTCAGACACAAATAAGGCACCAGAACAAAGAATCAGGATCAAAAATACGATCTAAAGTGGTTATTATTACAAACAATTTAACATGAAATAATTTGAAGATCAAAGCGGATCTCTTAACCAGAAAGAACACGCAGGGCACCTTCAATGCAAAATATAAGATTTTTAATACACAATAAATTAAGTATACTCAGTGACCATTTTAGAagacacagaaaaaataaaaatatatttatttccaTTGGCATACTTTTAGCTTTTGTTTCATTATAATCAGACCAGGCCCATATACAGACATTGTATTGCATTTAATAAATAAGTACTagcttaggttttttttttgtacagtaagtcagtttcttcttaacacATTGTATACTGTAAATCTTCTGACAACAAACAGCAATACACAAACAGCAATACTCAGGCAAGATCATATGTAGACACATTAGCAGTGATATTAAAACACTGGAATTTAAGCCACAGTGAAACAGACGTGTGTGTTTTGGCTATTTTGTAACTGTAAGTGGCACCAATAAATCATATTTTCTGACTTGCCTCTCTTGGTATCGAGCTATATAGAGTATCTTGTGTTTATCTGCCGAGATTTTAAGATATTCACCTTTACACGTTTACTCCCGAGCTGTTAAATCATTTCTCGTCTTAAGGCTAAACAAATGAAATCCACTATGACTGCAGCAAAAAAATGAACTGACAAAATCATCATTATCTACATGGCTACATACCACTGACCAGCTACTATtcctttaaaagtaaaaagctCATCATCAAGATTGTACTTTCCTCATAGCTGAAGTTAGAGCTCTGACATTCTGAGCAGCAGTGAAATAGTGATAATAGTGAAGAGAAATGCCCGGGAAATATTAAACTATTCGCTGCCTTTCGGGGTTTTTTGGCATACA contains the following coding sequences:
- the srsf9 gene encoding serine/arginine-rich splicing factor 9; translated protein: MSDGRIYVGNLPMDVQERDIEDLFYKYGKIREIELKNNRGTIPFAFVRFEDPRDADDAVYGRNGYGYGDSKLRVEYPRSKPGPMGGGGGAPRGRFGPPTRRSEFRVIVSGLPPSGSWQDLKDHMREAGDVCFADVQRDGEGVVEFLRREDMEYALRRLDGTEFRSHQGETAYIRVYEERGTPNWDRSRSRSRSRGRYSPYYNRRSPPARYQSPPRHAMSRHSPPPRRHLPPHHSPPPRHYR